The region TCATCACTCTTTCCCCATCACCATAGCCACACGACCAACCACCTTAATATCATCTTCTTCAACATTGATAGTTGAGCCATTAAAACTGATCGCTAACTTCTTACCCGGTAGACGTTGTAGTTCGTTGATCGAGAACGAGCCATCGATATCAATTAAGTATTTACCTTGGTTTGCTTTTGTTTCATTTTTATCTACGAAGTAAGAAGTTTCATCATGCTCTAAAAGGATTAGATCATCGCTCCCAATTTTCTCTATGAATGCTTTATCAAATGAAAGCGTTCGTAATTCAACTAATTCACTTCTTTGAATGGTAAATAATGGTATTGATAAACTCTCTTTTGAAGTTTGTTCTTCTTTTGAGGGAAATGGTTCGCCTTTACCCAGAGCAAGGTATTCAATTGGCACACCTGTAGCCAAATGTAGGCGAATAATGACTTCGAATGGAGTTAATCCACGTTGATGCCATGTTGATATCGTCCCTTTTGGGATTCCTAAAATAGAACATAGAGATAAAAAATCACGTGATTTTGTGATCTCTTTCATCCTTTCTGTAACTTCTCTACCTGTAATGTACTCGAAAGGCAGAATTTGTTCTTGATATTCACTCATAAGAAGTCTATATTCACTCAAAAGGTGGTGAGGGGCAACTCAGCACATTATTAAACATTCAGTAACCCAAAAGGATACCACTATGAATAACCCTTTGTCATTTCAAGTAGTTATTCCTGTGCCATTTATGACGTATAAGGAGTATTCCAAGTTTTCTGGAATCACTATTCGTACTCTTAAAAGCTGGCAACAGCAGGGAAAACTTATCATTAAGAAAAAAGATAAGCCTCGTGAAACCCCATTAGTAAACGTAATTGCAATGCAAGAGCTTGCTACTCGTGAAGCTCTTAGCTACTTGGGTTAACGCTATGGCTAACCAATCAAACCCAAATGAAACAACAACATTGGAAATCATTGTTGCAATAGTAGTTCTGGTTTCCCTTGGTTTTGTCATTTGAGTATCGGACAGATAGAGGATTAGCTCAATGTGCGATTTACGTGAGCCTAAACAAAATGCTTTTGACAATGCATGTTACGCATTTGCAGATTCAGAAAACATGGAACAAGTAGCAAAGCAGTGTGGAATAAACCCAACAATGCTACGTAACAAGTTAAACCCTGAACAACCGCATAAGTTAACAGTAGGGGATTTAACCGCGATTACGGAAGCAAGCGGCAATTACTGCATCATTAATAGTGTTTTGCTTAGTCTCAATATGGTTGGCGCAAAAGTCGATCCAAATGCAAACCAAGAAACCTTAATTAAACGAGCTTTAGAAAATAGTGTTCATGCCGGTGATTTATCTCGCCTTGCATTAGAGAACGGTGACGAAATTCGTTTACCACGTTCTAAGCGTAATGAGCTGTTAGACAAAGCACATAAAAGCGTTAGTAACTTGGTGTTGCTAATGAATGATCTTGAAAACAAAACATCCGGCTTATCACCGTTTTTATCTATGAGTTTAGATTTCGTTGTAAACGGCGCACCAATACCGGGTTTATCGTGAGGAACAAATCATGTCTCAATTAGTACAAGTATCAAATCCTGTTCCATCAGCACAAGAAAGCATTAATACGTGTAAGGCTCTTTTCTCTACAGGGCATAAACGAAATCAAATCAAAATAGCGTTTAACTCTTTGACTGTTCGTGCTCGTGGAATGATTTGTATTGCTGGCGGATTACCCGTTGCAGATTGCCATCGTAGTTTTGAAGACTTTAACGATATTGAATTACAAAAGATTCGTCGTGGCTTGCTTGAATTGAAAGGCATCACCAAGCGCTTTGATACCAAAGTCGGTGATGTAAGCAAGTTAAAACCAAGCCATTTCCAAGCCTAATTAATACCTAGCCAACCTTTGCCCCTGTAACAGGGGGCTTTTTTTGTACCTAAATTTTGTTTATTACACAGGAATAATGAAATGAATGACTTAAAAACAGCAGAGCAGTTTTATCAAGCATCACTGGAAAACCTCAATAAAGCGAATGAACTGCATGAAAAAATGGAAGCAACAGAAAGAAAAACGGTAGCGTTATTCTCTCGTTTTATTGATGGAACAAAATCTATTTCTGGCGATGTTGAACTTGTAGCGAAAGATAATCTTAAAGCTATCCAACAGCGCGATGTATTGGCAGTGATTAATTCAATTACTGCTATGACGTTAGATATGCCAAAACCGTACCTTGCTTATTGTTCTGTGAGTTCAGCAGCAACATCATCGTTCTATCTTGTTGTTTGGGTGCCGAGTGATAAAAAGGGTACACCCGCGCTGTTGGAGGTAAGTCTAACGCTTGATGAATCATCAGTACTTGAAGATGCTCTTTCGTTAGAAAGCCAGTTGGCTGAATTCATCATTAAAGCAAAAGACAACGCAGAGGTAACGGCATGAGTAAAGATAAATTCTTAGCAAAAATGGCGATTGCTTATATGCAAAATCATGATCATGCACCTACAGAGTACCAGTTAAATGATTGGTCTGAGTTGTATGTTGTTCTTGAAAGAAAGGGGAACTAATCATGCTTCGTTTCTTAGCGGTAATCTTAAACAGTGGCGGTGGTGTTGTTCGTGATACCAAGTCGAATGAAATTCAAATGAAAGAGCTTGGCGAGTTTGAATCAAAAGAACTTGCTATTGATAACGCATGTGAAAGCTTAAAGTGTGAACATGTTACTAAGGGCATTATTGTTAGAGGCAATAACACTGGTGGCTATATGGTTTGTGATACACAGGAGTTTGCAGAGTTATGAATATGATTGAATGTACTCAAAAAGTAGAAATGTTATTGGATGAAGTGCTAAAAGCACCAAAGACACGTGAAGAGATAGAAGCGTTGTTTCAAAAGTTAAAGAAAGAATTATGGAGTGAAAAAGTTATGCCTACAGAAGTACATATCGCAATTCAAAAAGCGGCAGGTAAAGCAATTAATGTAGGCATGAATAATGTTATTTATAGAGATCTTAAGGTTTTTCTTTCAACAGAAAAACCGAATCAAACCCTTTTACTGGGCCGCTCTCTTTGAGTAAGTCAACTAAACCAAAAGATCCAAATTCTTGGGTTAGTTTAACTAGTTGGCCTAATCCACCAACGGTGATGGTTCTGTATTCTTCTTTGCCAGCAGCACCAATAATGGCTGCTAGATACTCAGGGCCATCGGTTTCACATTCATTAGCCTTAAGCCATTCTTCAATTTTGTTGTCGTTTGGTAGTTTGTCTTCTGGATTAACTAATTTTGTTTTCATATTTACCAACTGTAATTAAATTATGAAGTTATCTTTTACCACAGAAGAACAACGTGCAGCCACTAAAGCTTGTTTAAGCTTTGGTGGTTTGTGCGTATTCCCTCAAAAGCCAAAAGAGATCCTAACGCTTTTACCTGATACATCCGTCAAAAACAAAGAACCTGATGATATGTCGATTGTTGAGCGTAAGCTTTATCTAGTTGATAGAGTAAATCACGAATGGCGCCGACAGTTCTTTTCTGGCTTACCTAACTATTTAGCAAGGTACTTTGCTGATCGCTATATCTCAATTTTCAAAAAAGAGGGTCGTGCAAAAGCGGCTAAGTTCTTAACAGAAAAGATGGGTGATGAACTGCAGCGCCGTGTAAGTGTTGTGCTTTATCGTTACCGCCACCTACCAACATACAACAAGATTAAATTGATGAGTGAAGACACTGATCAATCTGATTTTGATGAAGTGCCAAATATTGGCCAGCTTGAATTTAATCTTGAAGCAGTTAAAGCGAAAAAACCAAAGTCTCGTTTACTTGCAGAGCTTGAGTTGGATGAGATTAAAGATATGGCGTTTAAAATATCTAAGATCATACAAGACCGTTTCACTCAATTAAGTATTGAGCATAACGGTGAAACAGATAAAGAAATTGATGCCGGTATTATTAAAGTATTTGAGGGTTTAGCTACATTAACTTATAGCTTTGGCATTGTTGCGCCTCATAAGAAAAAGAAAGTTCTTACTGCAGAAGATGTCTACAGCGATATTTTCAGAATGCAGGATGAAAAATGGTGGCGTGGCCGTTTAGTGAAAGCGCGTAAAATCATGCGTGAACATTTGGCCATAGCTATGGGGCAGGTATCAAAACGTGCCTCGGCTTATTGCTCTTATGATTGTGTTCGTGAACACCAAGAACAGCAAAAGCGCAATTGGGATGCAATTCAAAACAAAATCCTCATCGATGAAGAAACCCAAGAAGAATGTGAATTAAAAGACATGGTTTTAAAAAGCGTGTCGAATCCGGCTATTCGTCGTCATGAACTTATGACAAGAACTAGAGGCTGTGAAAATATCGCAGATGAAATGGGGCTTTGTGGTTTGTTCTTAACGTTAACGACTCCGGGTAAATATCATAACAGTTACCAACGTGGCGGATTTATTCCTCATTGGAGTGGTGCAAGTCCTCGTGATGCTCAAATCTACTTAAATGGAGTTTGGTCACGTATTCGCGCTAAGTTAGGCCGTGATGAATTTCGTTGGTTTGGGATTCGTGTTGCTGAACCGCATCATGATGGAACACCACACTGGCATTTGCTTCTATGGTGTAAGCCTGAAGATAAAGCTGAGATTATTCGCATCTTCATCGATTACGCGACGAAAGAAGACAAACAAGAATTAATGAAAAGCGGAGAGTTTGATCACTCTGCGCGTTGTGATGTAAAAGACATAGACCCTGAACAGGGCTCTGCTACTGGCTACATTGCCAAATACATTTCTAAAAATATTGATGGCTATGCGATGGATGATGCGGTTTCTGATGAAACTGATAAGCCAATAAAAGACATGGCCAAGAATGTCAGTGCTTGGAAAAGCCGTTGGAACATTCGTCAATTTCAATTTATTGGTGGCGCACCGGTTACTACTTACCGTGAATTACGCCGCTTGGCCAATCTTGATAAAGCTTCTTATATGGATTTCTTACATTCTCAAGAACGTTCACAGTTATTAACTGTTTATCGCTCGATGGTGTTTACCCATGTAGGACCACAACAACCAGATGCAGCATTTACTAAACCTGACTTAATGAAACGTTTAGGTGATGCTTATCAACCAACGGTTACCCATCCAAACGGAAGTGTGATTAAAACCATGCGTTCTGCTGATGAAGGAAATTGGCAAGGTTACATCATGGGGCAGGGTGGCCCATTCGTTAAGCGTGCCGCTTTGATTGTTCGTAATGCTTATGAAGAGCTACCGTTTTCTTCTCGTTACTCTGAAACCATCCGTAAGGTGGAAGGGATACTTGCAGCTGGTGAGTTTATCAAAACTCGCGTAAGAACATGGACGATTCAAAACAAGGTTAAGAAATTCGATGAACTTGAAGCGGAGGCTCTTGCTCTTGATAGCAGCGCAGCTGCTCCTTGGAGTTCTGTCAATAACTGTACGGACGATCCCGAAAAGGATCAAAAAGGACAGGTGAGCGATAAGCTATCTAAAATACTAACGCCTTTAGGTAAAAAGCCTGAATCCCTTGATGAACATGCACTTAACGCATTTATGAAAGGCAGCTCTTTGAACCTCAATGATGGTCGTAAGGTGAAAATACGTTCAGGTTATGTGGATGAAGAAGGGAACGTTCGCCCACCAGAACTGATGGAAATAGAAAAAGAGCCGGAAGATTTACGATGGCTTGATTTTAAAGGTTGGCCAGAGCCACCAAACGAGTCAAAAACTGACGAATACCAACAACCAAACCTCTCAATCTTCCCCGAATATGAATTTGGTGATGATGAGTGGCCGTTAATCTAAGGAATATGTATGTCTGCAATTGATCCTGTAAATGAAAAGAAAGTATTTGAAGCAATGATCATAATGAAAGGCCATTTAGAAGAAATAGGCTTGAACGAACATGAAAGAATAGTTCTTCTGAAGAATTTAGCGAGCCATGAAGAAACGACATTAGACCGTAAAAATGCAGCAACAGCTATGTTTGCGGCTTTACGTAAAATTGGGGTGTAAATCACACTGTAGAAACCACTGTTTATTTATACAGTGAAATACTGTATTCTTATACAGGTCAAATGGTTAAGGCGTGGCAATGCTATGAATAATAAAGAATTATACCTAGAAGCAATGGAATTTATTTTAGAGGGTACTGCGCTCAGTACTCATGGTGAAAGCAAAAGTGGCATTGCTATGTATCTAGTAGGATTAGTCGTTGCTGACCAAAAAGAAGAGTTGAAGCCTGAAAAGATGGACGCTCTACGGATGATTATCCAAATGGCTGATGAAGCTGAATCACAAAAAATGGCCCTCTAGTGTGAGGGCTTCTTTTTGTTTATAAGATAGAAAGTTCTAACTGTAATTCTTTGCGCTGTTCTGGCGCTAAACCTCTCACCAATTCAATAGCCATTTGAGAAGTTGTTTTTGCTGAAGGGCTTAAAGTATGGCTGAAACTCAAATTCATCACATAAGTATGGCCACACTCGGGGTCACTACAACTGCAATATAAGTCTGAATAACTCTCTGAAATTCGATTGGTCTTTTGAATGCGGCTTTTGTTGCCGCATTCAGGGCAGAATACTCGCATAAAAACATCCATTTGATTCACTAACTGACATTTTAATTATAAATCAAATTACTGGTTTTTTATACAGTGACCAACCTATTGATGATTTACTTAATTATCAATAGGTTAATTAAAATGATATAGATCACAGTATTGTTATGAGGTGAGTTATTTAATAAGGATATATGAGAATCTCGTTTAAAAATATATTTAGTTCAAGGAATGAGGTTTGATAATGCAAGGAACAATTATAAAGCAGATAGATGATATAACTGTGTTAGTAAGCTATAAAAAAAATGATAAACAAATGGAAAGGGTGATGAGATTATCTAATATAAATTGTCTTAGAAATCAGGATCTAAAAGGAGCTAAGGTTTCTTTTTCGTTAGATAATGTAGATGCGTATGGCCGACTTTTGTTTTAATTGATATTGGTGATTTATGTGTAACAGCAACAGCAACAGCAATCAGTACATAACAATTATTATTAGTGTGCTGCTTTCTGGCTTAGTTTCTTGTGGGACTGCTTTTTTTACAACTTCATACCAAACAGAACAAATAATTAAGCAAAAGACATATGAAAATAAAATATCTGCATACAATGAGTTTTTATCGAAAATTAATAATGAGAAGTATTCAAAAATAAACTCTCTTTTTTAATTAATAAGATGTTAGATAATTTAACTGTGGATGAAAGCATACAAAAAATAGAAGATTCTATTTTTCTTCTCTCTAAAGAACAGGAGTTTTTATATATATTAGATAACCACCTTAAAATACTTAGTTTATATGGCAGTGAAAAGGTTAAAATTTATTGTAGCGATATACTTTCTGTATATTTAGATAATGAATACAGCGTAAACTGGGATTATCATTCAGAATTCGTTAGAAATACAAGGGATGACTGGGTAAATAATGATGGGGTTATTATTGGATGGGAACGGAAAGTTACCGATGAGACTAGAGCAAAGTTTGCTATTATTTCAAGGCAGTATGCAGAGTTGATTAATCAACTTAGTATAGAGCTTAAAGAAGGTATCTAGAAAACTAGTAAATAAATTTAAACTTATATTTAAAAGGGGAATAAAATGACAAAGGGAAATTTAACTTCAAAAAATCATAAAGAAATGGAAAGTTTTTTATTTATGGTTTTAGAAGGTTATAAAAATAGTGATATATCTAAATCTGAAGCTATGAATGGTTTAGCTCATGTAATGGCTGCATTAGATCTAAGGAATACACAAGAGGCTGTTTCTTGGTTTAACCAAAATGACTTACAGTTTTTTAAAGACCCAACGAAAAAAAATTCATAGGTAGTAATTTTAGAGTTATATTTTTACTATTACAATAAACAACTCTTTCCCACGTAAATCGCACTCCTCCTACCCACCTGCGGCCTAAAACGAACACTTTTTTTTGCAGTTTTAAGTTCTTCATTTTTGGGGCTGGTGAGTAGGGTGGTAATTAGCGCGAGAGCCCTTATCTATTGGGCTCTCAGCGTATGTGAAGGGCAAAGAAATACTTAATTTTGTGGGATTTCAAAACTGAAAAATTGAAATTATTTTCACGTTATTTCAGTAATAAAGATCTCTTAATGATCTGTTTGGTTTTTCTAACTCTTTGAAAGTATGTAGATTGTTGTGTTTTACGTCATGATTTAAAAGATCTTGTGTGATTTATAAATGATCTCGTAATCAGTTCTAAAGCGTAAGCGCTTAACTAACCACACATATCAATATTAAGCATGCTTTGCCATAGTATCTTTTTAATCGGAGGTATTATGAATCAACAAAGTAAGCGCGACCATTGGGCTAATATTTTAGATCAACAGAAAGAGAGTAACCTATCTATCAAGCAATTTTGTATTGATAATGAAATAAGCTACCAAACCCTTTATTACTGGTCAAAGAAGCTCAGCGAGTTAGAAGTCACAACAAAAATTCACCCCATTATCGTGACAGAGCCAACACAAGAGCCGTCAAATATTGTGGTGCTGACATGTAATAATGGCCTTCGTGCCGAGTTACCAGCAAACCTTAATTCCAAACAAATAAAACATTGGGTTGATGCATTGCAATGATACAGTCAGGAAAGGTTTACCTCGTCGTTGGCGTCACCGACATGAGAAAATCCATTGATGGCTTATCACTCATTGTCGCCGAAACGCTGGAAATGGACCCATTCAGTGAAGCCTGGTTTATTTTTTGTAACCGCAATCGAGATAAACTCAAGATCTTGTTTTGGGATACCAATGGTTTTTGGCTTTATTATCGTCGCTTAGAAAAAGGGACGTTCAAATGGCCAACTCCCAATATTGATGGTGCGCTCCACATTAGCAGACAACAACTCAACTGGCTTTTATCTGGACTGACTTTAGATCATGCTAAAGCTCATAAGCCGTTATTTAACCTAGAAGTGTGATCGCTGATAATGATCATCAAATTGGACTTGAACGATCCTTTTTCGATGTCACACTTAGGGTAATTAAACAACCTTGAGCTAAAGCATGACCGATCTTCCTAATGATATTGAGCAACTAAAAGCGATGCTACTTGAGCTTCATAATCAAAATGAAGCCAAAGAGAAGCTGCTTGTTGCCAAGCAAGAAGAAGTCGCTGAATTAAAAACTCAAGTTGCACTCTTGGTTGAGCAATTAAACCTAAATAAATCCAAGCGCTTCTCATCGCAAAGTGAAAAAGTACCAAAAGGTACTTTCAATGAAGCTGAGCAGCAAAACTCGCTCCCTAAATCGAATGATGAGAAGAAAAAAACAGGTCGCAAGCCTCTACCAAAAGAGCTTGAGCGTGAGATACACAAGCATGAACTCAATGCACCTTATTGTGAATGTTGTGATGAACCATTGCATGAATGTGGCGTTGAAACCTCAGAAGAGCTTAAAATTATTCCTCAA is a window of Aliivibrio wodanis DNA encoding:
- a CDS encoding putative uncharacterized phage protein, whose protein sequence is MNMIECTQKVEMLLDEVLKAPKTREEIEALFQKLKKELWSEKVMPTEVHIAIQKAAGKAINVGMNNVIYRDLKVFLSTEKPNQTLLLGRSL
- a CDS encoding putative uncharacterized phage protein — its product is MNNKELYLEAMEFILEGTALSTHGESKSGIAMYLVGLVVADQKEELKPEKMDALRMIIQMADEAESQKMAL
- a CDS encoding transposase, IS66 family; its protein translation is MLCHSIFLIGGIMNQQSKRDHWANILDQQKESNLSIKQFCIDNEISYQTLYYWSKKLSELEVTTKIHPIIVTEPTQEPSNIVVLTCNNGLRAELPANLNSKQIKHWVDALQ
- a CDS encoding putative uncharacterized phage protein, with the protein product MLRFLAVILNSGGGVVRDTKSNEIQMKELGEFESKELAIDNACESLKCEHVTKGIIVRGNNTGGYMVCDTQEFAEL
- a CDS encoding probable phage replication protein; amino-acid sequence: MSQLVQVSNPVPSAQESINTCKALFSTGHKRNQIKIAFNSLTVRARGMICIAGGLPVADCHRSFEDFNDIELQKIRRGLLELKGITKRFDTKVGDVSKLKPSHFQA
- a CDS encoding putative uncharacterized phage protein; the protein is MQGTIIKQIDDITVLVSYKKNDKQMERVMRLSNINCLRNQDLKGAKVSFSLDNVDAYGRLLF
- a CDS encoding putative uncharacterized phage protein — protein: MTKGNLTSKNHKEMESFLFMVLEGYKNSDISKSEAMNGLAHVMAALDLRNTQEAVSWFNQNDLQFFKDPTKKNS
- a CDS encoding transposase, IS66 family, with the protein product MIQSGKVYLVVGVTDMRKSIDGLSLIVAETLEMDPFSEAWFIFCNRNRDKLKILFWDTNGFWLYYRRLEKGTFKWPTPNIDGALHISRQQLNWLLSGLTLDHAKAHKPLFNLEV
- the cII gene encoding phage regulatory protein CII, whose protein sequence is MCDLREPKQNAFDNACYAFADSENMEQVAKQCGINPTMLRNKLNPEQPHKLTVGDLTAITEASGNYCIINSVLLSLNMVGAKVDPNANQETLIKRALENSVHAGDLSRLALENGDEIRLPRSKRNELLDKAHKSVSNLVLLMNDLENKTSGLSPFLSMSLDFVVNGAPIPGLS
- a CDS encoding putative uncharacterized phage protein, with amino-acid sequence MLDNLTVDESIQKIEDSIFLLSKEQEFLYILDNHLKILSLYGSEKVKIYCSDILSVYLDNEYSVNWDYHSEFVRNTRDDWVNNDGVIIGWERKVTDETRAKFAIISRQYAELINQLSIELKEGI
- a CDS encoding putative uncharacterized phage protein, with the protein product MSKSTKPKDPNSWVSLTSWPNPPTVMVLYSSLPAAPIMAARYSGPSVSHSLALSHSSILLSFGSLSSGLTNFVFIFTNCN
- a CDS encoding putative uncharacterized phage protein, producing MRVFCPECGNKSRIQKTNRISESYSDLYCSCSDPECGHTYVMNLSFSHTLSPSAKTTSQMAIELVRGLAPEQRKELQLELSIL
- a CDS encoding phage replication protein; the encoded protein is MKLSFTTEEQRAATKACLSFGGLCVFPQKPKEILTLLPDTSVKNKEPDDMSIVERKLYLVDRVNHEWRRQFFSGLPNYLARYFADRYISIFKKEGRAKAAKFLTEKMGDELQRRVSVVLYRYRHLPTYNKIKLMSEDTDQSDFDEVPNIGQLEFNLEAVKAKKPKSRLLAELELDEIKDMAFKISKIIQDRFTQLSIEHNGETDKEIDAGIIKVFEGLATLTYSFGIVAPHKKKKVLTAEDVYSDIFRMQDEKWWRGRLVKARKIMREHLAIAMGQVSKRASAYCSYDCVREHQEQQKRNWDAIQNKILIDEETQEECELKDMVLKSVSNPAIRRHELMTRTRGCENIADEMGLCGLFLTLTTPGKYHNSYQRGGFIPHWSGASPRDAQIYLNGVWSRIRAKLGRDEFRWFGIRVAEPHHDGTPHWHLLLWCKPEDKAEIIRIFIDYATKEDKQELMKSGEFDHSARCDVKDIDPEQGSATGYIAKYISKNIDGYAMDDAVSDETDKPIKDMAKNVSAWKSRWNIRQFQFIGGAPVTTYRELRRLANLDKASYMDFLHSQERSQLLTVYRSMVFTHVGPQQPDAAFTKPDLMKRLGDAYQPTVTHPNGSVIKTMRSADEGNWQGYIMGQGGPFVKRAALIVRNAYEELPFSSRYSETIRKVEGILAAGEFIKTRVRTWTIQNKVKKFDELEAEALALDSSAAAPWSSVNNCTDDPEKDQKGQVSDKLSKILTPLGKKPESLDEHALNAFMKGSSLNLNDGRKVKIRSGYVDEEGNVRPPELMEIEKEPEDLRWLDFKGWPEPPNESKTDEYQQPNLSIFPEYEFGDDEWPLI
- a CDS encoding putative uncharacterized phage protein; its protein translation is MKGHLEEIGLNEHERIVLLKNLASHEETTLDRKNAATAMFAALRKIGV
- a CDS encoding putative uncharacterized phage protein, with amino-acid sequence MSEYQEQILPFEYITGREVTERMKEITKSRDFLSLCSILGIPKGTISTWHQRGLTPFEVIIRLHLATGVPIEYLALGKGEPFPSKEEQTSKESLSIPLFTIQRSELVELRTLSFDKAFIEKIGSDDLILLEHDETSYFVDKNETKANQGKYLIDIDGSFSINELQRLPGKKLAISFNGSTINVEEDDIKVVGRVAMVMGKE
- a CDS encoding putative uncharacterized phage protein, with protein sequence MNDLKTAEQFYQASLENLNKANELHEKMEATERKTVALFSRFIDGTKSISGDVELVAKDNLKAIQQRDVLAVINSITAMTLDMPKPYLAYCSVSSAATSSFYLVVWVPSDKKGTPALLEVSLTLDESSVLEDALSLESQLAEFIIKAKDNAEVTA
- a CDS encoding putative phage DNA-binding protein, with the translated sequence MNNPLSFQVVIPVPFMTYKEYSKFSGITIRTLKSWQQQGKLIIKKKDKPRETPLVNVIAMQELATREALSYLG